The DNA window TAAATTTATTATGTAATCCTTTTGGTACTTTGGGGCAGAATGAAATGGATGTTTTGGATTCTATAACTCCATTGACGAAGAGGAAAAATGCACAAGTTCGTTTTAATCCGTTGCCTCCATGTTTGGTGCATATCTCTTTATGTACAAACATAAGGTTTGAACGAGGTTCGAcacttactatatatatatacaaaataattttaaataattttaaccatgtatatatatatatatatatatatatatatatatatatatataatttttcgtcgaaaggggttcggatgaaccctaTCATATATGTAGCTCCGCCCCAGCGGAACCACTCTAGATCAAACCATAcacaagaattatttttttctggCTTATATCCAGAGGCCTTTTACAAATGGCATCCTGCTTTGCTGGTATAAGTAATACAGAACTAGCCAAAGTAAATGCTCCtccaacctttttttttttacgtgAAAAGGCTCCATATTTATTCTGCTTTATACTGCTCAAGAAGCACCTGAGGTGTGCCAAAAGAGCTTACATACTTTATCAAGGTTGATACATTACTATCACCTTCAGAAAACACTAGCACTGCATTGCCATGTTctgttttatgtttattttttgtcAACAAAAGAAAGCAGAGGAACCTCGAGGTCGTGACCACAGTTCACGAACTGGTAATTGAAAATGAGATGGCCTGGCCTGTTTCCCTCTCCATCAGTATCTAGTCGACGGAAAACATTGACGTCTAAATCTAGCTCTCCATTACTGCATTGGTCCACAATTCTCACAGTTGCCTGAGCCCTTGTCCTAATATTTGTCACCCGCAAGCACCTGCCGCAAGAAGGTCGACCTC is part of the Capsicum annuum cultivar UCD-10X-F1 unplaced genomic scaffold, UCD10Xv1.1 ctg66021, whole genome shotgun sequence genome and encodes:
- the LOC124893826 gene encoding wound-induced protein WIN2-like — protein: MVEQSANNLRATYYLYNPQNIGWDYIRASVYCVNWDANTPLTWWRKYGWTTFCGLSGPRGRPSCGRCLRVTNIRTRAQATVRIVDQCSNGELDLDVNVFRRLDTDGEGNRPGHLIFNYQFVNCGHDLEVPLLSFVDKK